The Scyliorhinus canicula chromosome 11, sScyCan1.1, whole genome shotgun sequence genome contains a region encoding:
- the dclre1c gene encoding protein artemis isoform X5 — MQIAIEVETPTQISLVDEATGEKEDVLVTLLPAGHCPGSVMFLFEGRGGIVLYTGDFRLAKGEAARMELLHSGGRVKDIQSVYLDTTFCDPRFYQIPSREECLNGMLELVRSWITLSSYHVVWLNCKAAYGYEYLFTNLSEEFNRQVHLNKLDMFNNMPEILHHVTTDRATQIHACRHPRDEDFIRGNRLPCGITAKNGTPLRIISIKPSTMWFCERTKKTSVIVRTGESSYRACFSFHSSFSEIKDFLSYIQPVNIHPNVVPMGRNFEDIKEILKPLCRKCSGDGEPTYKPLGKLKRSRSCFINEEDGDCDDLFDDSHLLPLKQRLKGSQHLQINNETRALLQQSDQNVNMESSREPPVCLNTQFLECEESNDDEEEEEEEAGTICTKSELNSVQKGVFANRSSLLSTEEKVCAAETPRWDMFFKAEPVVISEADEDSEIAREQGLGSESPKLFSDSEDGDSTYLPSQPSSQSTHVSEQGSQGSLLDTEPSHLSQNKMGSVKFVSMKEKSSSNINHDSEIIKNWNLQQGDGIHPDYVSNLKDNSTGSLLSINIKEICSSHLSKNADCQQGEREQNALPDSPTTSDFEIPSTPDSELPQPEELNILYNKLAAGKTVKIEACKPLSGGKSK; from the exons ATGCAG ATTGCTATTGAAGTTGAAACTCCAACGCAGATTTCCTTGGTCGATGAGGCAACTGGTGAG aaAGAAGATGTGCTCGTTACGCTTCTACCTGCCGGACATTGCCCTGGATCAGTTAT GTTCTTGTTTGAAGGTAGAGGTGGTATTGTGCTGTACACCGGAGATTTCAGACTAGCCAAAGGCGAAGCTGCTCGCATGGAACTGTTACACTCGGGTGGCAG GGTCAAAGACATTCAGAGTGTTTACTTAGACACAACCTTTTGTGATCCGCGATTTTACCAAATCCCTAGCAGG GAGGAGTGCCTAAATGGGATGCTGGAGTTGGTGAGAAGCTGGATCACGCTCAGTTCTTACCATGTAGTGTGGTTAAACTGCAAAGCAGCCTACGGATACGAGTATCTCTTCACTAACCTCAGCGAAGAATTCAACCGTCAG GTCCATCTTAACAAGCTGGATATGTTTAATAATATGCCAGAAATTCTGCATCATGTGACCACAGACAGAGCAACACAGATCCATGCATGCAGGCACCCCAGG GATGAGGATTTTATTCGTGGAAACAGACTCCCGTGCGGCATTACAGCGAAGAATGGCACCCCACTCCGCATCATCAGCATTAAACCTTCCACCATGTGGTTTTGCGAAAGGACAAAAAAGACGAGTGTAATTGTGAG AACTGGAGAGAGTTCGTACAGGGCTTGTTTCTCATTCCACTCGTCCTTCAGTGAG ATAAAGGATTTTCTTTCGTACATACAGCCTGTGAATATTCACCCAAATGTTGTGCCAATGGGCCGAAATTTTGAAgacatcaaagagat TTTGAAGCCATTGTGCAGGAAGTGTTCAGGAGATGGTGAACCCACCTACAAACcactggggaaactgaaaagatCAAggagctgctttatcaatgaggAAG ATGGGGACTGCGATGACCTCTTCGATGACTCTCATCTGCTTCCACTGAAGCAGAGGTTGAAAGGTTCCCAGCATTTACAGATTAACAATGAAACCAGGGCTTTGCTGCAGCAGAGCGATCAGAATGTCAATATGGAGAGCTCAAGGGAACCTCCCGTCTGCTTAAATACTCAATTCCTTGAGTGCGAGGAGTCAAATGAtgatgaagaggaggaggaggaagaagctgGTACAATTTGCACAAAAAGTGAGTTGAACTCCGTGCAAAAGGGAGTATTTGCTAATCGCTCTTCACTGTTGTCCACGGAGGAAAAGGTGTGCGCCGCAGAGACTCCGCGCTGGGATATGTTTTTCAAAGCGGAGCCAGTTGTGATATCGGAAGCTGACGAGGATTCAGAGATTGCCAGGGAGCAAGGGCTTGGCTCGGAATCGCCGAAACTCTTCAGTGATTCTGAAGATGGAGACTCCACTTACCTTCCCTCTCAACCTTCATCCCAATCAACTCACGTATCGGAACAGGGAAGTCAAGGCAGCTTGCTTGACACGGAACCGAGTCACCTTTCCCAAAATAAAATGGGTTCTGTGAAATTCGTGAGCATGAAGGAGAAATCCTCATCAAACATAAATCATGATTCAGAGATAATCAAAAACTGGAATCTTCAACAAGGGGATGGAATTCATCCAGATTATGTTTCAAATTTGAAGGATAATTCCACTGGCTCATTGTTAAGCATCAATATTAAGGAAATATGTTCAAGTCATTTGAGTAAAAATGCGGATTGTCAGCAGggagaaagagaacaaaatgcATTGCCTGACTCTCCGACTACCTCGGACTTTGAAATACCATCAACCCCAGATTCTGAATTGCCACAGCCAGAGGAGTTAAACATCCTCTACAATAAATTAGCTGCTGGAAAAACAGTGAAAATCGAGGCATGTAAACCGTTAAGTGGTGGTAAATCCAAATGA
- the dclre1c gene encoding protein artemis isoform X2, which produces MKGLRGPALKRRLECSLKLKLYCSPVTKEILLTSNKYKFWENYIIAIEVETPTQISLVDEATGEKEDVLVTLLPAGHCPGSVMFLFEGRGGIVLYTGDFRLAKGEAARMELLHSGGRVKDIQSVYLDTTFCDPRFYQIPSREECLNGMLELVRSWITLSSYHVVWLNCKAAYGYEYLFTNLSEEFNRQVHLNKLDMFNNMPEILHHVTTDRATQIHACRHPRDEDFIRGNRLPCGITAKNGTPLRIISIKPSTMWFCERTKKTSVIVRTGESSYRACFSFHSSFSEIKDFLSYIQPVNIHPNVVPMGRNFEDIKEILKPLCRKCSGDGEPTYKPLGKLKRSRSCFINEEDGDCDDLFDDSHLLPLKQRLKGSQHLQINNETRALLQQSDQNVNMESSREPPVCLNTQFLECEESNDDEEEEEEEAGTICTKSELNSVQKGVFANRSSLLSTEEKVCAAETPRWDMFFKAEPVVISEADEDSEIAREQGLGSESPKLFSDSEDGDSTYLPSQPSSQSTHVSEQGSQGSLLDTEPSHLSQNKMGSVKFVSMKEKSSSNINHDSEIIKNWNLQQGDGIHPDYVSNLKDNSTGSLLSINIKEICSSHLSKNADCQQGEREQNALPDSPTTSDFEIPSTPDSELPQPEELNILYNKLAAGKTVKIEACKPLSGGKSK; this is translated from the exons ATGAAAGGATTAAGAGGTCCCGCCTTGAAAAGACGACTGGAATGCAG CTTGAAGCTGAAGCTTTATTGTTCCCCAGTCACAAAGGAGATTCTGCTAACAAGTAACAAATATAAATTCTGGGAGAATTATATT ATTGCTATTGAAGTTGAAACTCCAACGCAGATTTCCTTGGTCGATGAGGCAACTGGTGAG aaAGAAGATGTGCTCGTTACGCTTCTACCTGCCGGACATTGCCCTGGATCAGTTAT GTTCTTGTTTGAAGGTAGAGGTGGTATTGTGCTGTACACCGGAGATTTCAGACTAGCCAAAGGCGAAGCTGCTCGCATGGAACTGTTACACTCGGGTGGCAG GGTCAAAGACATTCAGAGTGTTTACTTAGACACAACCTTTTGTGATCCGCGATTTTACCAAATCCCTAGCAGG GAGGAGTGCCTAAATGGGATGCTGGAGTTGGTGAGAAGCTGGATCACGCTCAGTTCTTACCATGTAGTGTGGTTAAACTGCAAAGCAGCCTACGGATACGAGTATCTCTTCACTAACCTCAGCGAAGAATTCAACCGTCAG GTCCATCTTAACAAGCTGGATATGTTTAATAATATGCCAGAAATTCTGCATCATGTGACCACAGACAGAGCAACACAGATCCATGCATGCAGGCACCCCAGG GATGAGGATTTTATTCGTGGAAACAGACTCCCGTGCGGCATTACAGCGAAGAATGGCACCCCACTCCGCATCATCAGCATTAAACCTTCCACCATGTGGTTTTGCGAAAGGACAAAAAAGACGAGTGTAATTGTGAG AACTGGAGAGAGTTCGTACAGGGCTTGTTTCTCATTCCACTCGTCCTTCAGTGAG ATAAAGGATTTTCTTTCGTACATACAGCCTGTGAATATTCACCCAAATGTTGTGCCAATGGGCCGAAATTTTGAAgacatcaaagagat TTTGAAGCCATTGTGCAGGAAGTGTTCAGGAGATGGTGAACCCACCTACAAACcactggggaaactgaaaagatCAAggagctgctttatcaatgaggAAG ATGGGGACTGCGATGACCTCTTCGATGACTCTCATCTGCTTCCACTGAAGCAGAGGTTGAAAGGTTCCCAGCATTTACAGATTAACAATGAAACCAGGGCTTTGCTGCAGCAGAGCGATCAGAATGTCAATATGGAGAGCTCAAGGGAACCTCCCGTCTGCTTAAATACTCAATTCCTTGAGTGCGAGGAGTCAAATGAtgatgaagaggaggaggaggaagaagctgGTACAATTTGCACAAAAAGTGAGTTGAACTCCGTGCAAAAGGGAGTATTTGCTAATCGCTCTTCACTGTTGTCCACGGAGGAAAAGGTGTGCGCCGCAGAGACTCCGCGCTGGGATATGTTTTTCAAAGCGGAGCCAGTTGTGATATCGGAAGCTGACGAGGATTCAGAGATTGCCAGGGAGCAAGGGCTTGGCTCGGAATCGCCGAAACTCTTCAGTGATTCTGAAGATGGAGACTCCACTTACCTTCCCTCTCAACCTTCATCCCAATCAACTCACGTATCGGAACAGGGAAGTCAAGGCAGCTTGCTTGACACGGAACCGAGTCACCTTTCCCAAAATAAAATGGGTTCTGTGAAATTCGTGAGCATGAAGGAGAAATCCTCATCAAACATAAATCATGATTCAGAGATAATCAAAAACTGGAATCTTCAACAAGGGGATGGAATTCATCCAGATTATGTTTCAAATTTGAAGGATAATTCCACTGGCTCATTGTTAAGCATCAATATTAAGGAAATATGTTCAAGTCATTTGAGTAAAAATGCGGATTGTCAGCAGggagaaagagaacaaaatgcATTGCCTGACTCTCCGACTACCTCGGACTTTGAAATACCATCAACCCCAGATTCTGAATTGCCACAGCCAGAGGAGTTAAACATCCTCTACAATAAATTAGCTGCTGGAAAAACAGTGAAAATCGAGGCATGTAAACCGTTAAGTGGTGGTAAATCCAAATGA
- the dclre1c gene encoding protein artemis isoform X6: protein MFLFEGRGGIVLYTGDFRLAKGEAARMELLHSGGRVKDIQSVYLDTTFCDPRFYQIPSREECLNGMLELVRSWITLSSYHVVWLNCKAAYGYEYLFTNLSEEFNRQVHLNKLDMFNNMPEILHHVTTDRATQIHACRHPRDEDFIRGNRLPCGITAKNGTPLRIISIKPSTMWFCERTKKTSVIVRTGESSYRACFSFHSSFSEIKDFLSYIQPVNIHPNVVPMGRNFEDIKEILKPLCRKCSGDGEPTYKPLGKLKRSRSCFINEEDGDCDDLFDDSHLLPLKQRLKGSQHLQINNETRALLQQSDQNVNMESSREPPVCLNTQFLECEESNDDEEEEEEEAGTICTKSELNSVQKGVFANRSSLLSTEEKVCAAETPRWDMFFKAEPVVISEADEDSEIAREQGLGSESPKLFSDSEDGDSTYLPSQPSSQSTHVSEQGSQGSLLDTEPSHLSQNKMGSVKFVSMKEKSSSNINHDSEIIKNWNLQQGDGIHPDYVSNLKDNSTGSLLSINIKEICSSHLSKNADCQQGEREQNALPDSPTTSDFEIPSTPDSELPQPEELNILYNKLAAGKTVKIEACKPLSGGKSK from the exons AT GTTCTTGTTTGAAGGTAGAGGTGGTATTGTGCTGTACACCGGAGATTTCAGACTAGCCAAAGGCGAAGCTGCTCGCATGGAACTGTTACACTCGGGTGGCAG GGTCAAAGACATTCAGAGTGTTTACTTAGACACAACCTTTTGTGATCCGCGATTTTACCAAATCCCTAGCAGG GAGGAGTGCCTAAATGGGATGCTGGAGTTGGTGAGAAGCTGGATCACGCTCAGTTCTTACCATGTAGTGTGGTTAAACTGCAAAGCAGCCTACGGATACGAGTATCTCTTCACTAACCTCAGCGAAGAATTCAACCGTCAG GTCCATCTTAACAAGCTGGATATGTTTAATAATATGCCAGAAATTCTGCATCATGTGACCACAGACAGAGCAACACAGATCCATGCATGCAGGCACCCCAGG GATGAGGATTTTATTCGTGGAAACAGACTCCCGTGCGGCATTACAGCGAAGAATGGCACCCCACTCCGCATCATCAGCATTAAACCTTCCACCATGTGGTTTTGCGAAAGGACAAAAAAGACGAGTGTAATTGTGAG AACTGGAGAGAGTTCGTACAGGGCTTGTTTCTCATTCCACTCGTCCTTCAGTGAG ATAAAGGATTTTCTTTCGTACATACAGCCTGTGAATATTCACCCAAATGTTGTGCCAATGGGCCGAAATTTTGAAgacatcaaagagat TTTGAAGCCATTGTGCAGGAAGTGTTCAGGAGATGGTGAACCCACCTACAAACcactggggaaactgaaaagatCAAggagctgctttatcaatgaggAAG ATGGGGACTGCGATGACCTCTTCGATGACTCTCATCTGCTTCCACTGAAGCAGAGGTTGAAAGGTTCCCAGCATTTACAGATTAACAATGAAACCAGGGCTTTGCTGCAGCAGAGCGATCAGAATGTCAATATGGAGAGCTCAAGGGAACCTCCCGTCTGCTTAAATACTCAATTCCTTGAGTGCGAGGAGTCAAATGAtgatgaagaggaggaggaggaagaagctgGTACAATTTGCACAAAAAGTGAGTTGAACTCCGTGCAAAAGGGAGTATTTGCTAATCGCTCTTCACTGTTGTCCACGGAGGAAAAGGTGTGCGCCGCAGAGACTCCGCGCTGGGATATGTTTTTCAAAGCGGAGCCAGTTGTGATATCGGAAGCTGACGAGGATTCAGAGATTGCCAGGGAGCAAGGGCTTGGCTCGGAATCGCCGAAACTCTTCAGTGATTCTGAAGATGGAGACTCCACTTACCTTCCCTCTCAACCTTCATCCCAATCAACTCACGTATCGGAACAGGGAAGTCAAGGCAGCTTGCTTGACACGGAACCGAGTCACCTTTCCCAAAATAAAATGGGTTCTGTGAAATTCGTGAGCATGAAGGAGAAATCCTCATCAAACATAAATCATGATTCAGAGATAATCAAAAACTGGAATCTTCAACAAGGGGATGGAATTCATCCAGATTATGTTTCAAATTTGAAGGATAATTCCACTGGCTCATTGTTAAGCATCAATATTAAGGAAATATGTTCAAGTCATTTGAGTAAAAATGCGGATTGTCAGCAGggagaaagagaacaaaatgcATTGCCTGACTCTCCGACTACCTCGGACTTTGAAATACCATCAACCCCAGATTCTGAATTGCCACAGCCAGAGGAGTTAAACATCCTCTACAATAAATTAGCTGCTGGAAAAACAGTGAAAATCGAGGCATGTAAACCGTTAAGTGGTGGTAAATCCAAATGA
- the dclre1c gene encoding protein artemis isoform X4, giving the protein MSSFQGQMREYPGASIDRSHERIKRSRLEKTTGMQIAIEVETPTQISLVDEATGEKEDVLVTLLPAGHCPGSVMFLFEGRGGIVLYTGDFRLAKGEAARMELLHSGGRVKDIQSVYLDTTFCDPRFYQIPSREECLNGMLELVRSWITLSSYHVVWLNCKAAYGYEYLFTNLSEEFNRQVHLNKLDMFNNMPEILHHVTTDRATQIHACRHPRDEDFIRGNRLPCGITAKNGTPLRIISIKPSTMWFCERTKKTSVIVRTGESSYRACFSFHSSFSEIKDFLSYIQPVNIHPNVVPMGRNFEDIKEILKPLCRKCSGDGEPTYKPLGKLKRSRSCFINEEDGDCDDLFDDSHLLPLKQRLKGSQHLQINNETRALLQQSDQNVNMESSREPPVCLNTQFLECEESNDDEEEEEEEAGTICTKSELNSVQKGVFANRSSLLSTEEKVCAAETPRWDMFFKAEPVVISEADEDSEIAREQGLGSESPKLFSDSEDGDSTYLPSQPSSQSTHVSEQGSQGSLLDTEPSHLSQNKMGSVKFVSMKEKSSSNINHDSEIIKNWNLQQGDGIHPDYVSNLKDNSTGSLLSINIKEICSSHLSKNADCQQGEREQNALPDSPTTSDFEIPSTPDSELPQPEELNILYNKLAAGKTVKIEACKPLSGGKSK; this is encoded by the exons ATGAGCTCATTCCAGGGGCAGATGCGGGAATATCCTGGCGCTTCCATCGACCG ATCACATGAAAGGATTAAGAGGTCCCGCCTTGAAAAGACGACTGGAATGCAG ATTGCTATTGAAGTTGAAACTCCAACGCAGATTTCCTTGGTCGATGAGGCAACTGGTGAG aaAGAAGATGTGCTCGTTACGCTTCTACCTGCCGGACATTGCCCTGGATCAGTTAT GTTCTTGTTTGAAGGTAGAGGTGGTATTGTGCTGTACACCGGAGATTTCAGACTAGCCAAAGGCGAAGCTGCTCGCATGGAACTGTTACACTCGGGTGGCAG GGTCAAAGACATTCAGAGTGTTTACTTAGACACAACCTTTTGTGATCCGCGATTTTACCAAATCCCTAGCAGG GAGGAGTGCCTAAATGGGATGCTGGAGTTGGTGAGAAGCTGGATCACGCTCAGTTCTTACCATGTAGTGTGGTTAAACTGCAAAGCAGCCTACGGATACGAGTATCTCTTCACTAACCTCAGCGAAGAATTCAACCGTCAG GTCCATCTTAACAAGCTGGATATGTTTAATAATATGCCAGAAATTCTGCATCATGTGACCACAGACAGAGCAACACAGATCCATGCATGCAGGCACCCCAGG GATGAGGATTTTATTCGTGGAAACAGACTCCCGTGCGGCATTACAGCGAAGAATGGCACCCCACTCCGCATCATCAGCATTAAACCTTCCACCATGTGGTTTTGCGAAAGGACAAAAAAGACGAGTGTAATTGTGAG AACTGGAGAGAGTTCGTACAGGGCTTGTTTCTCATTCCACTCGTCCTTCAGTGAG ATAAAGGATTTTCTTTCGTACATACAGCCTGTGAATATTCACCCAAATGTTGTGCCAATGGGCCGAAATTTTGAAgacatcaaagagat TTTGAAGCCATTGTGCAGGAAGTGTTCAGGAGATGGTGAACCCACCTACAAACcactggggaaactgaaaagatCAAggagctgctttatcaatgaggAAG ATGGGGACTGCGATGACCTCTTCGATGACTCTCATCTGCTTCCACTGAAGCAGAGGTTGAAAGGTTCCCAGCATTTACAGATTAACAATGAAACCAGGGCTTTGCTGCAGCAGAGCGATCAGAATGTCAATATGGAGAGCTCAAGGGAACCTCCCGTCTGCTTAAATACTCAATTCCTTGAGTGCGAGGAGTCAAATGAtgatgaagaggaggaggaggaagaagctgGTACAATTTGCACAAAAAGTGAGTTGAACTCCGTGCAAAAGGGAGTATTTGCTAATCGCTCTTCACTGTTGTCCACGGAGGAAAAGGTGTGCGCCGCAGAGACTCCGCGCTGGGATATGTTTTTCAAAGCGGAGCCAGTTGTGATATCGGAAGCTGACGAGGATTCAGAGATTGCCAGGGAGCAAGGGCTTGGCTCGGAATCGCCGAAACTCTTCAGTGATTCTGAAGATGGAGACTCCACTTACCTTCCCTCTCAACCTTCATCCCAATCAACTCACGTATCGGAACAGGGAAGTCAAGGCAGCTTGCTTGACACGGAACCGAGTCACCTTTCCCAAAATAAAATGGGTTCTGTGAAATTCGTGAGCATGAAGGAGAAATCCTCATCAAACATAAATCATGATTCAGAGATAATCAAAAACTGGAATCTTCAACAAGGGGATGGAATTCATCCAGATTATGTTTCAAATTTGAAGGATAATTCCACTGGCTCATTGTTAAGCATCAATATTAAGGAAATATGTTCAAGTCATTTGAGTAAAAATGCGGATTGTCAGCAGggagaaagagaacaaaatgcATTGCCTGACTCTCCGACTACCTCGGACTTTGAAATACCATCAACCCCAGATTCTGAATTGCCACAGCCAGAGGAGTTAAACATCCTCTACAATAAATTAGCTGCTGGAAAAACAGTGAAAATCGAGGCATGTAAACCGTTAAGTGGTGGTAAATCCAAATGA
- the dclre1c gene encoding protein artemis isoform X3 gives MRHSLISHTLALKLKLYCSPVTKEILLTSNKYKFWENYIIAIEVETPTQISLVDEATGEKEDVLVTLLPAGHCPGSVMFLFEGRGGIVLYTGDFRLAKGEAARMELLHSGGRVKDIQSVYLDTTFCDPRFYQIPSREECLNGMLELVRSWITLSSYHVVWLNCKAAYGYEYLFTNLSEEFNRQVHLNKLDMFNNMPEILHHVTTDRATQIHACRHPRDEDFIRGNRLPCGITAKNGTPLRIISIKPSTMWFCERTKKTSVIVRTGESSYRACFSFHSSFSEIKDFLSYIQPVNIHPNVVPMGRNFEDIKEILKPLCRKCSGDGEPTYKPLGKLKRSRSCFINEEDGDCDDLFDDSHLLPLKQRLKGSQHLQINNETRALLQQSDQNVNMESSREPPVCLNTQFLECEESNDDEEEEEEEAGTICTKSELNSVQKGVFANRSSLLSTEEKVCAAETPRWDMFFKAEPVVISEADEDSEIAREQGLGSESPKLFSDSEDGDSTYLPSQPSSQSTHVSEQGSQGSLLDTEPSHLSQNKMGSVKFVSMKEKSSSNINHDSEIIKNWNLQQGDGIHPDYVSNLKDNSTGSLLSINIKEICSSHLSKNADCQQGEREQNALPDSPTTSDFEIPSTPDSELPQPEELNILYNKLAAGKTVKIEACKPLSGGKSK, from the exons ATGCGTCACTCACTCATCTCCCACACACTCGC CTTGAAGCTGAAGCTTTATTGTTCCCCAGTCACAAAGGAGATTCTGCTAACAAGTAACAAATATAAATTCTGGGAGAATTATATT ATTGCTATTGAAGTTGAAACTCCAACGCAGATTTCCTTGGTCGATGAGGCAACTGGTGAG aaAGAAGATGTGCTCGTTACGCTTCTACCTGCCGGACATTGCCCTGGATCAGTTAT GTTCTTGTTTGAAGGTAGAGGTGGTATTGTGCTGTACACCGGAGATTTCAGACTAGCCAAAGGCGAAGCTGCTCGCATGGAACTGTTACACTCGGGTGGCAG GGTCAAAGACATTCAGAGTGTTTACTTAGACACAACCTTTTGTGATCCGCGATTTTACCAAATCCCTAGCAGG GAGGAGTGCCTAAATGGGATGCTGGAGTTGGTGAGAAGCTGGATCACGCTCAGTTCTTACCATGTAGTGTGGTTAAACTGCAAAGCAGCCTACGGATACGAGTATCTCTTCACTAACCTCAGCGAAGAATTCAACCGTCAG GTCCATCTTAACAAGCTGGATATGTTTAATAATATGCCAGAAATTCTGCATCATGTGACCACAGACAGAGCAACACAGATCCATGCATGCAGGCACCCCAGG GATGAGGATTTTATTCGTGGAAACAGACTCCCGTGCGGCATTACAGCGAAGAATGGCACCCCACTCCGCATCATCAGCATTAAACCTTCCACCATGTGGTTTTGCGAAAGGACAAAAAAGACGAGTGTAATTGTGAG AACTGGAGAGAGTTCGTACAGGGCTTGTTTCTCATTCCACTCGTCCTTCAGTGAG ATAAAGGATTTTCTTTCGTACATACAGCCTGTGAATATTCACCCAAATGTTGTGCCAATGGGCCGAAATTTTGAAgacatcaaagagat TTTGAAGCCATTGTGCAGGAAGTGTTCAGGAGATGGTGAACCCACCTACAAACcactggggaaactgaaaagatCAAggagctgctttatcaatgaggAAG ATGGGGACTGCGATGACCTCTTCGATGACTCTCATCTGCTTCCACTGAAGCAGAGGTTGAAAGGTTCCCAGCATTTACAGATTAACAATGAAACCAGGGCTTTGCTGCAGCAGAGCGATCAGAATGTCAATATGGAGAGCTCAAGGGAACCTCCCGTCTGCTTAAATACTCAATTCCTTGAGTGCGAGGAGTCAAATGAtgatgaagaggaggaggaggaagaagctgGTACAATTTGCACAAAAAGTGAGTTGAACTCCGTGCAAAAGGGAGTATTTGCTAATCGCTCTTCACTGTTGTCCACGGAGGAAAAGGTGTGCGCCGCAGAGACTCCGCGCTGGGATATGTTTTTCAAAGCGGAGCCAGTTGTGATATCGGAAGCTGACGAGGATTCAGAGATTGCCAGGGAGCAAGGGCTTGGCTCGGAATCGCCGAAACTCTTCAGTGATTCTGAAGATGGAGACTCCACTTACCTTCCCTCTCAACCTTCATCCCAATCAACTCACGTATCGGAACAGGGAAGTCAAGGCAGCTTGCTTGACACGGAACCGAGTCACCTTTCCCAAAATAAAATGGGTTCTGTGAAATTCGTGAGCATGAAGGAGAAATCCTCATCAAACATAAATCATGATTCAGAGATAATCAAAAACTGGAATCTTCAACAAGGGGATGGAATTCATCCAGATTATGTTTCAAATTTGAAGGATAATTCCACTGGCTCATTGTTAAGCATCAATATTAAGGAAATATGTTCAAGTCATTTGAGTAAAAATGCGGATTGTCAGCAGggagaaagagaacaaaatgcATTGCCTGACTCTCCGACTACCTCGGACTTTGAAATACCATCAACCCCAGATTCTGAATTGCCACAGCCAGAGGAGTTAAACATCCTCTACAATAAATTAGCTGCTGGAAAAACAGTGAAAATCGAGGCATGTAAACCGTTAAGTGGTGGTAAATCCAAATGA